The segment CAGATGCCAACTGCAACAACCATTTATGCGTTTCAGACATAACAGATGTCAATGGGACAAAAATTGCAATTTGTCCCATTGACTTCAATCAAATCAATCATGTGCACCCCAAATGCAGTACAACTGACAGGACAGGTTGTACTGCTTTTGGGGTGCACTGGACTGCCTGATGGGATTGATGTTTTGTCCATTGACATCAATCCCTTCGCACATGACTGATTTGATTGAAGTCGATGGGACAAATTGCAAGTTTGCACCTTTTGTCCCATCGACATCAATCCACTCAATCCAATGCACCCCCAAAGCACTCCAAGTAGTGTTTGGTGTACATTGGACTGGGATTAATGTCAATGGgacaaaaaaaatgttattttgtcCCATTGACATCAATCTCATTAGTCCAATGCAAGTCAAACACAGTTCTGTCTTGTCCAAGGCCTTGGAGATTTTACCTTGAGTAAAAACGACACCAACAGTTCACCTAATGTTTCTGTATTTTTACTACCGTAATTCCGAAATTTTCTAACTGATTTCTGCACCGATGCAACATCTTCTCCATCTAGAAAATTCTCACCCCATTATAAACTGAAATACTTCTTTACAAGAAACAACAACaatctactttcatttatttgtttatcctactttcatttcatattacagcattgtactttgaaaaatctacaatttcatccaaatacaaagcaatggatagatttttcaaagtacaatgctgtaataagaaatgaaagtaggataaacaaataaataaaaatagattgTTTTTTCTTTATTGACAATAATCAACATACCTCTTCTCCCTTTTCATCTAAGGCTTGACTTGTAGTCAAACATCAATGAAGTTTCATTGTATAAGACAATTAGACAAGTTCATAATACTAATTAACTACTTTTACATCCTTAATTAAGTATTATTACCTTTTAATATCTCGGAAAATGGAGGTAATATAGGGGGGTCTCGATTCTGCAACCAAAGAATAATTATAAGACAAAAATTTTGAACAgttgaaaaataatataaataagaaataaaaaagaTGACTTGCTTTCAGTATTAAGCAATATAAAAGCAAACCTGTAGATGAAAAGCAACCAATAATATTATGGATAAAGAGTTAAGAGTTCGATCTTTTGAACTGTTAATATCATGTGCTTTTGCCCATGCTTTCATCTGCATAGATAGATTTTATCATTAGTATCCATAATACATATTAATAAGCTACAATTTCAAGGTATTAAAACCTTGTATTTACTAGAATAATTTTTAATCCATGTAGCAGATTATATAAGCTTACCAAGAAACTTAGCTTTTTGAACCTTTCATCTATTGAAGTAATTAAGCGAATTATAGCTGACTTTGAAATTCCATCTCTATTTTCAACTGAAAGGTCACATTCAACACCACTTCCAGCATCAATAACTTTCAGAATAGGCACCTTAGCAGACAGAACAGGCTGAACACCTCGTACATGACCTCCAGCTAAAGGGCAAAACGGTCATTAAACAAAATCAGACATATACATGATTGTGTAAATATaaactaaaaacttaagaaatagAAAATGGTAAATAGGTAAAAAGAGTACTTTGAAGTGCATAAAATTTTCTTGCAAACTTCCTAAGTGCTTTAATTTTCTGATCTCGAGGGAATACTGATTGACTATTGTTTTTGAAGTTGACTGAGAGATCTAAGTCACTTCCAGTAGTAAAAAGATCCATTGAAAAAGAACCGAATTCTTCAACAACAGGACAACAAGAAGAATTACCTGAATCAGAAAACAATAAATCCACTCTGTGTTAAACCATAAACTTAACTTCAAATCTAAAAAGGGTTTGCAAGAAATAACAACAATCTACTTCCATTTTGTTtcttatagcatcctactttcatttcttcctatttaAAGCATTCTACTTTGAAAAATATAACCAATTATAGCAacaagaaaaaagttaaaaacACAATGCCTTGATAAAGAAAAAAACAGGAAGTAGAATGTTGTATtagaaagaaatgaaaaaggAAATCTTGAATGTAAAATGTAAATAGTAGAGAATGTGAGTGGGGATTTACCATATAATTCCCTTGCTATTTCATTAAAAACTCGAATTAGTTGCTTTCGATGTTCATATTCACTTGGTTTTGGCCTACGAATTAAATAGGCTTCATTAAGTAGTTTTTCAAGGACAAGTAATTTGCCTCGATTTGGTATAATCCTCTCTAATTCTTTCAATTCAAACTTCTCTGCTTTCTTTTTCAGGACTGAAAATTGAAGATCAGTGAAAGAATTATCAACTAGAAAAGATAATTTAGGCCAACAAAGAAAAGAACAATTTTTATcaaattataatatatatctaaagAAGTAATAGAAACTTGAATCTCATTACTACATTTAGTATAAACCTCACATACCCTGCAAATCATCTTCATGAGGTCCTGTAAAAACTACATAAAATCAAAGTAGAGTAAAATGGGGTCAACTGTTTTGACACCCTGGTCAATAGTGGATTGAAAACCAAGTAGATATGAGATATATTTGaaagataaaatataaaatataagaaAAAACATGTGACGTAATGACTTCTTTGAAAAAAATATCTTGTCAGAAAACATCATCAAGATGTTGTAGAGAACACGGATTATCATTTTTTACCATATATGTGTATTATGTAACATTTTGTTTCTATCTTTTTATtgcaatatcaaaaaaaaaaaaaagagtacaaTTATCGTACGTTATAAAAAGGTATATGTAATAGACAAAGCATTTCAAGTATTCAAGTGAGATATGGTTCAAAATATGCCGTTAAAGAAGAAAA is part of the Lactuca sativa cultivar Salinas chromosome 7, Lsat_Salinas_v11, whole genome shotgun sequence genome and harbors:
- the LOC111913966 gene encoding protein HESO1 isoform X2, with the protein product MALREKVLKKKAEKFELKELERIIPNRGKLLVLEKLLNEAYLIRRPKPSEYEHRKQLIRVFNEIARELYGNSSCCPVVEEFGSFSMDLFTTGSDLDLSVNFKNNSQSVFPRDQKIKALRKFARKFYALQTGGHVRGVQPVLSAKVPILKVIDAGSGVECDLSVENRDGISKSAIIRLITSIDERFKKLSFLMKAWAKAHDINSSKDRTLNSLSIILLVAFHLQNRDPPILPPFSEILKDGEDVASVQKSVRKFRNYGSKNTETLGELLVSFLLKLASVEKLWPKGLCASTYLGQWTSKTWATKIASMSVEDFTDRTQNVARAVGKSEVEKIYSRIHFSIQRLSLFMNGEIQESVLNESLFGITNTLHHHPPLTTTTTPMQPRAAQSWLPRPQPVGGQWGGMGTQHQAMGSGQEWADDHPPKRMRVAADGAPGTQGWGTWGPELGGHNQPAKRMRAAEGAPTPPPPPPPGTQGWGNWGPPGWGAEDYRGRRVQQPHGPTYRLG
- the LOC111913966 gene encoding protein HESO1 isoform X1 is translated as MALREKVFTGPHEDDLQVLKKKAEKFELKELERIIPNRGKLLVLEKLLNEAYLIRRPKPSEYEHRKQLIRVFNEIARELYGNSSCCPVVEEFGSFSMDLFTTGSDLDLSVNFKNNSQSVFPRDQKIKALRKFARKFYALQTGGHVRGVQPVLSAKVPILKVIDAGSGVECDLSVENRDGISKSAIIRLITSIDERFKKLSFLMKAWAKAHDINSSKDRTLNSLSIILLVAFHLQNRDPPILPPFSEILKDGEDVASVQKSVRKFRNYGSKNTETLGELLVSFLLKLASVEKLWPKGLCASTYLGQWTSKTWATKIASMSVEDFTDRTQNVARAVGKSEVEKIYSRIHFSIQRLSLFMNGEIQESVLNESLFGITNTLHHHPPLTTTTTPMQPRAAQSWLPRPQPVGGQWGGMGTQHQAMGSGQEWADDHPPKRMRVAADGAPGTQGWGTWGPELGGHNQPAKRMRAAEGAPTPPPPPPPGTQGWGNWGPPGWGAEDYRGRRVQQPHGPTYRLG
- the LOC111913966 gene encoding protein HESO1 isoform X3 translates to MALREKVFTGPHEDDLQVLKKKAEKFELKELERIIPNRGKLLVLEKLLNEAYLIRRPKPSEYEHRKQLIRVFNEIARELYGNSSCCPVVEEFGSFSMDLFTTGSDLDLSVNFKNNSQSVFPRDQKIKALRKFARKFYALQTGGHVRGVQPVLSAKVPILKVIDAGSGVECDLSVENRDGISKSAIIRLITSIDERFKKLSFLMKAWAKAHDINSSKDRTLNSLSIILLVAFHLQNRDPPILPPFSEILKDGEDVASVQKSVRKFRNYGSKNTETLGELLVSFLLKVEDFTDRTQNVARAVGKSEVEKIYSRIHFSIQRLSLFMNGEIQESVLNESLFGITNTLHHHPPLTTTTTPMQPRAAQSWLPRPQPVGGQWGGMGTQHQAMGSGQEWADDHPPKRMRVAADGAPGTQGWGTWGPELGGHNQPAKRMRAAEGAPTPPPPPPPGTQGWGNWGPPGWGAEDYRGRRVQQPHGPTYRLG